One window of the Nicotiana tabacum cultivar K326 chromosome 4, ASM71507v2, whole genome shotgun sequence genome contains the following:
- the LOC142180126 gene encoding uncharacterized protein LOC142180126 — MHHWDQNGSRHERQRTFGHTGFRSVDTLSLRGWSTKNVKILPYLHCVKEICKKFTKIEFKHVPRIQNEFVDTLTTLSSMIQHPDKNCIDPIEVEIRDQHAYFFHVDEEPDGNPWYHDIKKFLVTREYLENVTNCQKRALKRLATHIFLNGEVLYKRTPDLGLLRCVDTAEATRLLEEIHAGMCRPHMNGFTLARMILRAGYFWMIMESDSILYE, encoded by the coding sequence ATGCATCATTGGGATCAGAATGGGAGTCGACATGAACGTCAAAGAACTTTTGGTCATACGGGATTCCGATCTGTTGATACACTAAGTCTAAGGGGATGGTCTACCAAGAATGTCAAGATACTTCCATACCTACACTGCGTGAAGGAGATATGCAAGAAGTTTACAAAGATTGAGTTTAAGCACGTCCCTAGGATTCAGAACGAGTTTGTTGACACCCTTAcaaccctatcatctatgattcagcatccagacaagaactgcATTGATCCTATCGAGGTAGAAATCAGGGATCAACATGCATATTTCTTCCATGTGGATGAAGAACCAGATGGTAATCCATGGTATCacgacatcaagaaattccttgTGACCAGAGAATACCTGGAGAATGTTACTAATTGTCAAAAGCGAGCCCTTAAGAGGCTGGCAACCCACATTTTCCTCAACGGGGAAGTCCTGTACAAGAGGACCCCAGActtaggtttgttgagatgtgtagacACTGCCGAGGCAACCAGACTATTGGAGGAGATACATGCAGGAATGTGcagaccccacatgaatgggttcACATTAGCTAGGATGATCTTGAGagctggatacttttggatgattATGGAAAGCGACAGTATCCTCTATGAATAG